The following proteins are co-located in the Candidatus Phytoplasma asteris genome:
- a CDS encoding HU family DNA-binding protein: MNKKELIKSIAEVNKTSITQTEEFYNSFENALIKAITSNEEVVLSSKIGKFILKTRKAYIGRNPKTKKKLNIPAKTIVTFKLSKTIKDKVKDLTLE, translated from the coding sequence ATGAATAAAAAAGAATTAATTAAATCAATAGCTGAGGTAAATAAAACCTCAATAACCCAAACCGAAGAGTTTTACAATTCATTTGAGAATGCTCTAATTAAAGCAATTACATCAAATGAAGAAGTAGTTTTATCCTCTAAAATTGGCAAATTCATCTTAAAAACTAGAAAAGCCTACATCGGTAGAAACCCTAAAACAAAGAAAAAACTAAATATCCCTGCCAAAACCATAGTAACTTTCAAACTTTCTAAAACCATTAAAGACAAAGTGAAAGATTTAACATTAGAATAA